TGGCTTTCTGCCCTTATGTAAGAGAGTCATAACTGTCTTCACTTTCACTGGAACTGTTTCCTGTGAGATGAGAGTTTTCCAGTCATAAATCTAATCTGTGCCAGACTAGatacatgtaaacaaaataaaagacaaaatttggtgcaaaaatgtcaaattcaattcaaatttgaAAGGTTattccaaaacaaaaaaggataaTCTGGAAAACTGTACTTTTTCTTGacaatttatttagttttgccAATTCAGTGGATTCTTTTGTGCAAAAAATGCACCAGATTGCAAAGGTAAAACAGCACAGGAAACATTGACTTAGTTTTTCCAATTCAGTTGATTCTTTTGTGAGAAATGTCTCAAAACTGACAACTAAATCCAAAAGTTCTGGAAGACTAGATGAGTAATATCAATTGAGTAAATTTAGTGCTAAAATGCcagaattacacattttaaagacatttttgtgaGCAAAGTCTGAGAATTGACAAAGAATTATTCAAGTCTACATACACataacaataaataagaaaatatttcCTTGAAAGTATGAGTGAAATTTGTGCCAAATTAGTccaaaacaaataagacaataGTTGTTTGAGGGATATGTCCAATCAATgacaaaaatctgtcaatagATCAAGATTAGATATATCAATTTCAAAGTAGTAAAGGAACCATTTAGACAAAGACAAGTGAGTAAGTTTTGCCTCATAATTTGATTGAATTTGGTGCCAAGTTTTATAGACTCCTTTAGGACAACATTTTGCCATAATCAGTTGATAATTGTGCAAACAATGTTTACAAATTGAAGCAAACCTGAAGACAACAAAGACGTAAATACAAGTCATTTGAGTTCAAATTGCAAGGCAAACTATTTTAGGACAAATAGCAAATAATAGCAAATCACTGAGGTAAACGTTTGTCATCTCAAGTATCAGTCAATTATTAActgataaaaatgtcttttgtagGCGATTTCTTCATAGATGAGTGAACAGACGAGCCTGaatctgagtgagtgagtgagtgagtgagtgagtggagggtgactcagtgtgtgtgtgtgtatgtacacatacatactgtaagtCAAGTGATTTACCTTGATCGGAAATGTTGTGCAAAAAGAGGATAATGGAGTCATTATGCACCTGCAGTCACACTGAAGCCAACCAGTGTggactctgacacacacacacacacacacacacacacacacgtaaacgcacacaaacacaccctgaGGGTCGACGgtgtcatcctcctcctcatcccagTGGATTTATGCTCTCATATCAACGACCTCACAGGTAGATTGATATTAAAAAACCTCACAGACCGTATTAATCTGAGGAGATGAAGCCAAATTAGGTAACCGTGCAGATCAGTGAGGAGAAGTTCATGACACCTCTCCACAATCATCGTTCACGCTTGTTCGCCCCAAGTCAATTAGATCACAGGAAGAGATTAAAATTAGGGCCTGCAACTGCAGATTATTGACGTTATCGTGTAATCTGGTGATTGTTTTCTCGATTGTTCGATGACATAGTGGCGGGAGTATGtcaaaggagcaaagaaaccagaaaatattcacatttaagcagctaaaaatcacattttggccaaaaatacattcaaaccAAATAATCGATTATCAGCGATTAACTTTGTAATCAATGAATTGATGCAGGTGACATTATTTTGAATTTAGCAACTCATTTGGTAACTACACATGTAGATATCGGCTATTAAAGACTGTAATGATGATCAAAAAAGGTAAATATAATCacttaattgttgcagccctcaTTCGAAATGGTGTTATAgcaaattattttcaatttactgGACGTTAAATGCACTCAAAGACCACCATGATGGAGCTGACAATCAGAAATAGTGGCAGATTACTTCACTCTTCTCTTATTTATGAATGAATTGTTGTAAAAACTGATGCTATATCTTATCATTTCCAATTCACAGGAAGTTTAAGTCACTTAACCGTAAATAAAAGTCACAATTTCTCAAACCAAAGTTGCTCTAAAGTGAGCAAATGTTCAGatgaatttaaatattaaattatttgaACGCAAATCTGCTCTTCCAATGGGTAAATATGGGAGTTATAACTTGTAATAACAGGGAGTTGTGTGTGATACACGTGTGTGTAGAACCTCTTGATGCACTTgttcctgcagcagcaacagaaatgaaaaaaataaagaaatgaacatTGACTGACCTGAAACTGACCACAGGGCCACGCTGATCACAAATAACACCAGCATAGTTCCTGCTCGCAGGGATAATCCAGATTATGAGAAGGAGaaacctgcagcagctggagatgatgatgatgatgatgattattatactgttaaaaaaaattgaaaaataaagatttcatcCACTGtgggaaaagacaaaaacagtagAAAAAGTGCGTAGGTTTCAGATCCAGTGTGGACTTTCTCTTTCACTCAGCTGTGACCCGAGAACCAGGCGGTGAGACGAGAGCGGGAGCAGGGAACAGCATGACGCCGGACGGTGAGTGTTGTCCCGGGGTGaaggctcggctcggctcggcgcttcctctgctgctgctgctgctgtttgtggacCTGCAGCGGGTTTCATCTCCCCGCACTGACGCTCTCTCaggctctgtgagtgtgtgagcggaGCTCGGCGGCTTTGAGCGGCGACACAAACTGCAGCTCCGCCTCTAATCCACATTTTTCTGCCACTTAAAGGAACATCaccgtctgtctctgtgtgtgtgtgtgtgtgtgtgtgtgtgagtgtgcgggGGCGCGCGACGCCCGCGTTCTGTTTATAACAGCGGGGGTGACGTCACCGCACGAGTCTAGCACATTCTAGttgtgaaaaacagatttttgactagccactgttagcattaccagtaacattacagtaatgaagtatttgtactttgtattTTTGGTTGTATTTTGGTTGTTATTATGGTTGTATTACAACACTGCATATCCCAAATTTCCAGGTGTTTTAACTGGTAATGCTAAAAATGGCTTGTCAAAAATACGTGCTAAACTGCTAAACAGAATGCGTTTGTAGACATTGTACACAATTATCAACTGAAATGGCAAAAGTAGTCTATAAAataagtatagtatagtataataagatgattgtttgacattttcacaaaaactAAACGGTACCTTGACTACTTGTCTTGCAGTAGCCTTTGAAAATGGTATTTTAGGCAAATTTGCACCAAATTCACTCAATTACGAACCATGCGGTGACCGTGGTTCGTTTCACAGTTAGACCGTCATTCACATAATACTGTTCAATTTTTATACAGTACATGGAAATGTTGCTACCCTGAGTAGAGCAAAGCAGGTGTAAAGTTTACAATGTTCACCGTCTATGTGCAGCGTGTTAGCGACTGACGTGTGCTGCCAAATTTCATGCTAATCCGTTCAGAGCTTGTGAAATATGTTATGTTAAGACACGCGCATTTAAAACCATGGCTCATGTAAACATAATGAAtggtttcatttttcatttatcaaTCACAGTTACATAACTTAGTAATTACTTCAAATGATCTCTTTGGGAATTATATCAATAAAGGAATTTTGAATCCCCAAAGAGCCTCGTGCGACGAGGAGATTATGAGTAAAACTGGCCTCGGGACACAAACGTGTAGAAAACTCCTCACTGCTCCTGCACAGGAGccactctgtgtgtctctgtggtcgttttatgtctctctgtggtcaatttatgtgtctctgtggttaATGCATGTGTCTTTGTGGTCAATTCATGTGTCATTATGGTTGTTTTGTGCCTCTATAtagttgtgtgtctctttgtagttgttttgtatctttttactttttaaagtttcttTGTAGTTGTTTAATGTCTCTTAGTAGTTGTTTAGTCTCTTTTTGAAGCTGTGTTATGTATCTTGGTggctgttttgtgtattttattgtccCTTTGTAGTTGTTTAATGTCCCTGTGTAGTTGTTTAATGtctctttgtagttgttttgtgtctttttgtggtttattgtctctttgtagttgttttatCTCTTTGTAGTTGTTCAATGTCTTTTTGTAGATGTGTTGTGTatctttgtagttgttttatCTCTCTTTGAGATAATTTTATGTCTCTTTGTAGTTGcgataatttaaataattatatatctctttgcagttgttttttgtctctgtagttGTTTTATGTAATTTAGTGGTTCCATGTTCATTTGAGATAATTTGATGTCTTTTTATAGATGTTAAATGTCTCTTTGATAGAATTGTAAGACTCTTTGTGATGCTTTTTggctgtttgtgtctctgtggtctttTTACGCCTcattgctgttgttttattggTAGTTTTACACATCGTTATAGTAATTTTTTGcctctttgtggttgttgtgtgttgctgttTGGTTGCTTACACCCCTGGGTGCTGCTCTACCCTCCTCTaatcactctctcactcacacatcatcatcatcatcattatcgcCATTATCATCGTGCCATAACTGATAGACATgttgagtgactgactgataGATTGGTTAATTACACGGAGTGCAACacaaaagcagagagagaaaaaaatgggcTAAATGATGTAAGGACACAAGTATTTCAGACATGCAGAGAAATTGTCTGTGCAATTTCAGAGGAATTTAGCGAAAGACTGCAGCATTTTACTGTAGGAAGTCAAATGTTAGTTTTATTCAAAGTATCAGGTTCAAACTTGTCCAGTGCTTTAGTAACAGTTGGCTGCTTCAACACAGAAAAATGATAGACATCTCCAGACTGCTATTACCTGAGCGAAATAGCTgtccagacagagacagagagagtgcagCCCAGATATGACACTCATTTcactttaaatcactttttataAGAGCAGGCCAGACTTTTCAATCCCTGAAGAgtgaaataatacaaataatagaCGTAAAACAAGGTCATTTCAACCATCTGAAccaatcaaacactgatttgTTTAAATTATTCTCACTTTTTAAGAACTTCTTCATGTTTGTAGCATCTGCCTGAAGCTGATTATATGAAGAAATGACAGGAACACAGTTACACTCAAGGAATGAACTACATTCAGTATAGTAGAATAACCCAAGTAAAGCAATATCACTCCtttttaagttaaaatgtgtgttttttgtgcttatttttctATTGAATATATATACTTCTCATTCAGAATTATAAAAAATGATACCAAAACGAGAAAAAGAACCACAAGTGTGAACATAACATACATGAAACAACTTAGATCCTATTATATTTGCTTGatacacacatttactgtaattttattgtctctttttatattttttttaaataaacatacatgcAATGAGGTATTAAAAGACATTTATGTTCCCTCTATATTTGTACccgtatattttctgtttttagaaAATTTActttgatatactgtatatttacttaAATATGAATAGTTTATATATTAAACTATTGAGATATTATTCTTCATACTATATAGTTTATGTTTCTATTTTACACTTTATAAAAAACTTTTAACTCTAACTGTATCTAGATACAATCTACTATAATTGGATGAGTTGGAAGTGACCACTAGGTGGAAGTGTGTAGAAACACGGACACTCCTTTAGGGGGTCACACAGTTGTAGTACTTCCGGTTTGGCGGTAAAGCGTGTTCTGGTTATTCCTCGAACGCTAACGTTTCTCTGACGAAAGGAAGTCAAACATCTAACTTAGAATTTGTCGTACTTACTTGAATTCAACAGAAAATGGTGCGTATTTGTGACTAGACCCCGTTAACATGTCCGTAGATTCTTAGAGaggttgtttctgtgtctgttgtgCTTTGTCATCAGCCTTTCTTTTGAGCTAGTTAGCATTAGCCCTGTTAGCTTTTCATTCAAAGCTCCGACTGAATTAATTCAGCCGTAAACATTAAGCTCACAATGTTTAGCTTTTCGGTATTTTAATGGACAATATTGacaatgtgtataaatataatatttttttacaccGTGTTTTGGAGTTTGGTCCGCCGAGAGATGAACGCTACAACAAACCTCGGCGTAGAATCGTTTAATTTAGCGTGTATGAACGAATGGGTCTAGAAGCCCACATTATGTTCAAAATACCTCGCTCCAATtaagttattgttgttttgtttgagcCGAATATACACAGTTTGCGTGTTTGTGCTGCACATAGTGTAAAACGGAAACCTCactgtgaacaaaataaaaacggtGTAAATGTGTTCTGCAACCGGATTTTAGACTACAACAGAATTCCATTTTATAATTGTGTAAACTTGGTTATTAtgttttagagctgcaactaacagttattttcataattgattaatctgtcaaatttaggattaatcgagtaatcgttggTCCAAggaattttttttgtccacaaacctaaatgattaattttaaaacgatttctttgtaatatggagcaaagaaaaccagaaaatgtcaatgtttgacATGACTGACATTTCACCCATTTGTAAACTGATGTTCTGTCAAAATTACTTTGGAGACATAATTTGAAGCAGACAAAAGTACGTAAGTGTGTAAAATTTGTttgttcttcctcctctgtaGAGTTTACCTCTCAACCCAAAGCCTTTCCTGAACGGTCTCACAGGAAAACCAGTGATGGTGAAGCTGAAGTGGGGGATGGAGTATAAAGGCTACCTGGTGTCTGTGGATGGATACATGAATATGCAGGTTCGTTCAACCCCTTCACTTCCAGACAGCAGCTTGAATGTCTTATCACAAACATGttgattttgacatttaaacattatttattattatctacAGAAAATCTATCAACATTCAACATGTTGTCAGAGAGAcgatgctgctgctcttctaAAACTACTTAGTTAAAGTGACAAACATTAGGTTTGTTCTCAAGAATGTTCCCTCTTTGTTAGAGATTATTTCACATATTGGTACTTTACTTTTACACCCACTTCAAATGTTCTATATGTGGTTTATTTAAGTTGCAGAAAAGTAGAGATTACTTTTCCCGCAAACAAGATAAAACATCAGTGTGTGAGAAAAGTGAACTGACACGGAAATTTTACACGTATGAAACTTCAACAAGTAAGTGTAGATTATATTAGACTAATGTAGATTTGACGATATTAGATTATATTACACTAGATATATTAGGTAATATATTTAATCTGCCGTGCCGATAATTATGGTTGATTATTATATAATgtatcaattattttctcaagtaATCGAGTTCTTGTTCGgctcagaaaatgttgaaaaatcttGTGTGTTTCCCCAagctggaaatgacgatgttttcaaatgtcttgttttgttcccaaaccaaaatgattcagttttaatgcttTCTTTGTTATACAGAGCAAAAAAtacccagaaaatattcacatttaagaaactgaaaaatcaggaaacTTGTTTCAATTCAAAAAAGTTACAATATTGTGTATCCCTAACGGAAAGGTAGTGAGTCACAGTCACATATATAGACGTCGTCTACAAACAGCCTGAGCACCATCTTCTGTGCTATATTTCAAAAAATAAGTCTAAAACAATGAAAGAGTTGAAATGGTGTTCAGATCCAGAAACTtgcaaaaagtcatacgttTTAGAAATGAGGTATAAAGAATCATTAGATGTGAGGAAACCTAACAACTGCCATCGTTTTGTGATTATTCAGAAACATTTCAAATACAGAATTGTGCTGATTGTGTAACATCCACTCTACGTTTCCATGGCAGCTGGCAAACACGGAAGAATACGTGGACGGAGCGTTGGCAGGTCACCTCGGCGAAGTCCTCATCAGGTTTGTTCTCATCTCTGCATCATTTATTTCACTGACACCAGCAGTCAAGTGGAGCTTATTCCATCAATAACGTGCGTCTCTTAATTAACTTTTCTGCTCTGCAGCAGTGGTCGTAACAAAGCGCATGAAAGAATATCTTTGAAAAGAGTTGTTGCCAAAGA
This Solea solea chromosome 3, fSolSol10.1, whole genome shotgun sequence DNA region includes the following protein-coding sequences:
- the snrpf gene encoding small nuclear ribonucleoprotein F, which codes for MSLPLNPKPFLNGLTGKPVMVKLKWGMEYKGYLVSVDGYMNMQLANTEEYVDGALAGHLGEVLIRCNNVLYIRGVEEEEEDGEMRE